One window from the genome of Candidatus Didemnitutus sp. encodes:
- a CDS encoding helix-turn-helix domain-containing protein yields MTQVNSTGGSFTSPKKLLNELEVSEILNVSVRQVANLRERRLISYIKLGRAVRFDPDLLRIEIGRLSIQCAAE; encoded by the coding sequence ATGACCCAAGTCAACTCAACCGGCGGCTCGTTCACGTCGCCTAAGAAATTGCTGAACGAACTCGAGGTGTCCGAAATCCTGAACGTGTCGGTTCGCCAGGTCGCGAATCTTCGCGAGCGGCGCCTGATCAGTTACATCAAGCTCGGCCGGGCCGTTCGTTTTGATCCTGATCTCTTGCGCATCGAAATCGGCCGCCTGTCCATCCAGTGCGCAGCGGAATAA
- a CDS encoding helix-turn-helix domain-containing protein has translation MRPLTPFIPPWLDDAGLSLRAFRVLVHLWRRRGGKDEGRCYPSATSIARSCRISRPTVFGALKELEHAGLIVRKRSGARGGNEYFLVAPTSKEIEPSGVDQALKKRYATSQKNDTPLVKNFARKGYSEGIEKEGARAEPARSLSKSDSFVAEVEAMPEFVGRCDIRKIAQICAPIRNAAHLAQRVRDELNPQYTAKPVAIVAEPVGWREWLIQTRPENVYTNPEADTFAPTWAHLPKDTQAWIAHKMAEEAKGRAS, from the coding sequence GTGAGACCGCTCACCCCATTCATCCCACCGTGGCTCGACGACGCCGGCCTATCGTTGCGGGCGTTCCGCGTTCTTGTGCATCTGTGGCGGAGGCGTGGAGGTAAAGATGAGGGTCGCTGTTACCCTTCGGCAACGAGCATAGCCCGATCGTGCCGCATCAGCAGGCCAACCGTTTTCGGCGCGCTCAAGGAGCTAGAGCATGCAGGGCTAATCGTGCGAAAGCGTTCCGGAGCCCGCGGTGGAAACGAGTATTTTCTCGTGGCTCCGACTAGTAAAGAAATCGAACCTAGTGGCGTAGATCAGGCGTTAAAAAAACGATACGCCACTAGTCAAAAAAACGATACGCCACTGGTTAAGAATTTTGCACGCAAAGGATATTCCGAAGGAATAGAAAAGGAAGGAGCGCGGGCCGAGCCCGCGCGCTCTCTCTCAAAATCCGACTCCTTTGTCGCAGAGGTGGAGGCGATGCCTGAGTTTGTCGGGCGCTGTGACATCAGGAAAATCGCGCAAATATGCGCTCCGATCCGCAACGCTGCCCACTTGGCTCAACGTGTCCGCGACGAGCTGAACCCCCAATACACTGCAAAGCCTGTTGCTATCGTCGCTGAACCAGTTGGCTGGCGAGAATGGCTCATTCAGACGCGCCCCGAGAACGTCTACACCAACCCGGAGGCGGATACATTTGCACCAACTTGGGCTCATCTGCCGAAGGACACTCAGGCGTGGATCGCTCACAAAATGGCTGAGGAGGCGAAGGGCCGTGCAAGCTGA